A genomic stretch from Aquila chrysaetos chrysaetos chromosome 1, bAquChr1.4, whole genome shotgun sequence includes:
- the GUCY1B1 gene encoding guanylate cyclase soluble subunit beta-1 isoform X2: protein MYGFVNHALELLVIRNYGPAVWEDIKKEAQLDEEGQFLVRIIYDDSKTYDLVAAASKVLNLNAGEILQMFGKMFFVFCQESGYDTILRVLGSNVREFLQNLDALHDHLATIYPGMRAPSFRCTDAEKGKGLILHYYSEREGLQDIVIGIIKTVAQQIHGTEIDMKVIQQRNEECDHIQFLIEEKESKEEDYYEDLDRFEENGTQESRISPYTFCKAFPFHIIFDRDLVVTQCGNAIYRVLPQLQPGNCSLLSVFSLVRPHIDISFHGILSHINTVFVLRTKEGLLDVEKLECEDELTGTEISCLRLKGQMIYLPEADSILFLCSPSVMNLDDLTRRGLYLSDIPLHDATRDLVLLGEQFREEYKLTQELEILTDRLQHTLRALEDEKKKTDTLLYSVLPPSVANELRHKRPVPAKRYDNVTILFSGIVGFNAFCSKHASGEGAMKIVNLLNDLYTRFDILTDSRRNPFVYKVETVGDKYMTVSGLPEPCIHHARSICHLALDMMEIAGQVQVDGEPVQITIGIHTGEVVTGVIGQRMPRYCLFGNTVNLTSRTETTGEKGKINVSEYTYRCLMTPENSDPQFHLEYRGPVSMKGKKEPMQVWFLSRKSTETEETKQDAF, encoded by the exons gaagGAGGCACAGCTGGATGAAGAAGGGCAGTTTCTTGTCAGAATAATCTACGATGATTCCAAAACGTATGATCTGGTTGCAGCTGCAAGCAAGGTCCTCA ACCTAAATGCCGGGGAAATTCTTCAAATGTTTGGGAAgatgttttttgtgttttgtcaAGAATCTGGTTATGATACAATTCTACGCGTCTTGGGCTCAAATGTCAGAGAGTTTTTGCAG aaCCTGGATGCTTTGCATGACCACCTTGCTACTATTTACCCGGGTATGCGAGCCCCTTCCTTTAGATGCACTGatgcagagaaggggaagggactCATTCTGCATTACTATTCGGAAAGAGAAGGTCTCCAGGATATTGTCATTGGAATCATCAAAACAGTAGCTCAGCAGATCCATGGTACAGAAATAGATATGAAG gttattcaacagagaaatgaagaatgTGACCACATTCAGTTTTTAATTGAAGAGAAAGAGTCTAAAGAAGAAGACTACTATGAAGACCTCGACagatttgaagaaaatggtACCCAAGAGTCTCGCATCAGTCCCTATACTTTCTGCAAGGCCTTTCCTTTCCACATAATATTTGACAGAGATCTGGTCGTCACACAGTGTGGCAATGCTATATACAGAGTCCTTCCACAG ctGCAGCCGGGAAATTGCAGTCTGTTGTCAGTTTTCTCCTTGGTCCGGCCTCATATTGATATTAGTTTCCATGGGATCCTCTCACATATCAATACAGTCTTTGTGCTGAGGACCAAG GAGGGGCTGTTGGATGTGGAAAAGCTGGAATGTGAAGATGAACTGACTGGCACCGAAATCAGCTGCTTACGCCTGAAAGGGCAAATGATCTACTTGCCTGAAGCAGACAgcattctctttctttgttcGCCAAG TGTGATGAACTTGGATGATTTAACCAGAAGAGGTTTATATCTGAGTGATATTCCATTGCATGATGCTACCCGTGATCTGGTTCTTTTGGGAGAGCAGTTCAGAGAGGAATATAAACTGACTCAAGAGCTTGAGATCCTCACTGACAGACTGCAGCACACACTGCGTGCactggaagatgaaaagaaaaagacagacac ATTACTGTACTCTGTTCTACCACCATCAGTGGCAAATGAACTGAGACACAAGCGTCCTGTTCCAGCTAAGCGGTATGACAATGTGACCATTCTTTTCAGTGGCATTGTTGGATTCAATGCCTTCTGTAGTAAACATGCCTCTGGAGAGGGAGCCATGAAGATTGTTAATCTTTTAAATGATCTTTACACGAGATTTGATATTCTGACTGATTCACGAAGGAATCCATTTGTTTATAAG GTGGAAACAGTTGGGGACAAGTATATGACAGTGAGTGGTCTACCAGAGCCTTGCATTCATCATGCACGATCTATCTGCCACCTGGCATTGGATATGATGGAAATAGCAGGCCAAGTTCAAGTAGATGGTGAGCCTGTACAG atAACAATAGGAATCCATACTGGTGAGGTAGTCACAGGTGTCATAGGCCAAAGGATGCCACGTTACTGTCTCTTTGGAAATACTGTCAATCTAACAAGCAGAACAGAAACtactggagaaaagggaaagatcaATGTCTCTGAATATACTTACAG GTGTCTTATGACACCAGAAAATTCAGATCCTCAGTTCCACCTGGAGTACAGGGGTCCAGTTTCTATGAAGGGTAAAAAAGAACCGAtgcaggtttggtttttgtcCAGAAAGAGTACAGAGACAGAG gaaacaaagcaagatgctttctga
- the GUCY1B1 gene encoding guanylate cyclase soluble subunit beta-1 isoform X3 has protein sequence MFGKMFFVFCQESGYDTILRVLGSNVREFLQNLDALHDHLATIYPGMRAPSFRCTDAEKGKGLILHYYSEREGLQDIVIGIIKTVAQQIHGTEIDMKVIQQRNEECDHIQFLIEEKESKEEDYYEDLDRFEENGTQESRISPYTFCKAFPFHIIFDRDLVVTQCGNAIYRVLPQLQPGNCSLLSVFSLVRPHIDISFHGILSHINTVFVLRTKEGLLDVEKLECEDELTGTEISCLRLKGQMIYLPEADSILFLCSPSVMNLDDLTRRGLYLSDIPLHDATRDLVLLGEQFREEYKLTQELEILTDRLQHTLRALEDEKKKTDTLLYSVLPPSVANELRHKRPVPAKRYDNVTILFSGIVGFNAFCSKHASGEGAMKIVNLLNDLYTRFDILTDSRRNPFVYKVETVGDKYMTVSGLPEPCIHHARSICHLALDMMEIAGQVQVDGEPVQITIGIHTGEVVTGVIGQRMPRYCLFGNTVNLTSRTETTGEKGKINVSEYTYRCLMTPENSDPQFHLEYRGPVSMKGKKEPMQVWFLSRKSTETEVLCLTDYKAVFLVPGATLIL, from the exons ATGTTTGGGAAgatgttttttgtgttttgtcaAGAATCTGGTTATGATACAATTCTACGCGTCTTGGGCTCAAATGTCAGAGAGTTTTTGCAG aaCCTGGATGCTTTGCATGACCACCTTGCTACTATTTACCCGGGTATGCGAGCCCCTTCCTTTAGATGCACTGatgcagagaaggggaagggactCATTCTGCATTACTATTCGGAAAGAGAAGGTCTCCAGGATATTGTCATTGGAATCATCAAAACAGTAGCTCAGCAGATCCATGGTACAGAAATAGATATGAAG gttattcaacagagaaatgaagaatgTGACCACATTCAGTTTTTAATTGAAGAGAAAGAGTCTAAAGAAGAAGACTACTATGAAGACCTCGACagatttgaagaaaatggtACCCAAGAGTCTCGCATCAGTCCCTATACTTTCTGCAAGGCCTTTCCTTTCCACATAATATTTGACAGAGATCTGGTCGTCACACAGTGTGGCAATGCTATATACAGAGTCCTTCCACAG ctGCAGCCGGGAAATTGCAGTCTGTTGTCAGTTTTCTCCTTGGTCCGGCCTCATATTGATATTAGTTTCCATGGGATCCTCTCACATATCAATACAGTCTTTGTGCTGAGGACCAAG GAGGGGCTGTTGGATGTGGAAAAGCTGGAATGTGAAGATGAACTGACTGGCACCGAAATCAGCTGCTTACGCCTGAAAGGGCAAATGATCTACTTGCCTGAAGCAGACAgcattctctttctttgttcGCCAAG TGTGATGAACTTGGATGATTTAACCAGAAGAGGTTTATATCTGAGTGATATTCCATTGCATGATGCTACCCGTGATCTGGTTCTTTTGGGAGAGCAGTTCAGAGAGGAATATAAACTGACTCAAGAGCTTGAGATCCTCACTGACAGACTGCAGCACACACTGCGTGCactggaagatgaaaagaaaaagacagacac ATTACTGTACTCTGTTCTACCACCATCAGTGGCAAATGAACTGAGACACAAGCGTCCTGTTCCAGCTAAGCGGTATGACAATGTGACCATTCTTTTCAGTGGCATTGTTGGATTCAATGCCTTCTGTAGTAAACATGCCTCTGGAGAGGGAGCCATGAAGATTGTTAATCTTTTAAATGATCTTTACACGAGATTTGATATTCTGACTGATTCACGAAGGAATCCATTTGTTTATAAG GTGGAAACAGTTGGGGACAAGTATATGACAGTGAGTGGTCTACCAGAGCCTTGCATTCATCATGCACGATCTATCTGCCACCTGGCATTGGATATGATGGAAATAGCAGGCCAAGTTCAAGTAGATGGTGAGCCTGTACAG atAACAATAGGAATCCATACTGGTGAGGTAGTCACAGGTGTCATAGGCCAAAGGATGCCACGTTACTGTCTCTTTGGAAATACTGTCAATCTAACAAGCAGAACAGAAACtactggagaaaagggaaagatcaATGTCTCTGAATATACTTACAG GTGTCTTATGACACCAGAAAATTCAGATCCTCAGTTCCACCTGGAGTACAGGGGTCCAGTTTCTATGAAGGGTAAAAAAGAACCGAtgcaggtttggtttttgtcCAGAAAGAGTACAGAGACAGAG
- the GUCY1B1 gene encoding guanylate cyclase soluble subunit beta-1 isoform X1: protein MYGFVNHALELLVIRNYGPAVWEDIKKEAQLDEEGQFLVRIIYDDSKTYDLVAAASKVLNLNAGEILQMFGKMFFVFCQESGYDTILRVLGSNVREFLQNLDALHDHLATIYPGMRAPSFRCTDAEKGKGLILHYYSEREGLQDIVIGIIKTVAQQIHGTEIDMKVIQQRNEECDHIQFLIEEKESKEEDYYEDLDRFEENGTQESRISPYTFCKAFPFHIIFDRDLVVTQCGNAIYRVLPQLQPGNCSLLSVFSLVRPHIDISFHGILSHINTVFVLRTKEGLLDVEKLECEDELTGTEISCLRLKGQMIYLPEADSILFLCSPSVMNLDDLTRRGLYLSDIPLHDATRDLVLLGEQFREEYKLTQELEILTDRLQHTLRALEDEKKKTDTLLYSVLPPSVANELRHKRPVPAKRYDNVTILFSGIVGFNAFCSKHASGEGAMKIVNLLNDLYTRFDILTDSRRNPFVYKVETVGDKYMTVSGLPEPCIHHARSICHLALDMMEIAGQVQVDGEPVQITIGIHTGEVVTGVIGQRMPRYCLFGNTVNLTSRTETTGEKGKINVSEYTYRCLMTPENSDPQFHLEYRGPVSMKGKKEPMQVWFLSRKSTETEVLCLTDYKAVFLVPGATLIL, encoded by the exons gaagGAGGCACAGCTGGATGAAGAAGGGCAGTTTCTTGTCAGAATAATCTACGATGATTCCAAAACGTATGATCTGGTTGCAGCTGCAAGCAAGGTCCTCA ACCTAAATGCCGGGGAAATTCTTCAAATGTTTGGGAAgatgttttttgtgttttgtcaAGAATCTGGTTATGATACAATTCTACGCGTCTTGGGCTCAAATGTCAGAGAGTTTTTGCAG aaCCTGGATGCTTTGCATGACCACCTTGCTACTATTTACCCGGGTATGCGAGCCCCTTCCTTTAGATGCACTGatgcagagaaggggaagggactCATTCTGCATTACTATTCGGAAAGAGAAGGTCTCCAGGATATTGTCATTGGAATCATCAAAACAGTAGCTCAGCAGATCCATGGTACAGAAATAGATATGAAG gttattcaacagagaaatgaagaatgTGACCACATTCAGTTTTTAATTGAAGAGAAAGAGTCTAAAGAAGAAGACTACTATGAAGACCTCGACagatttgaagaaaatggtACCCAAGAGTCTCGCATCAGTCCCTATACTTTCTGCAAGGCCTTTCCTTTCCACATAATATTTGACAGAGATCTGGTCGTCACACAGTGTGGCAATGCTATATACAGAGTCCTTCCACAG ctGCAGCCGGGAAATTGCAGTCTGTTGTCAGTTTTCTCCTTGGTCCGGCCTCATATTGATATTAGTTTCCATGGGATCCTCTCACATATCAATACAGTCTTTGTGCTGAGGACCAAG GAGGGGCTGTTGGATGTGGAAAAGCTGGAATGTGAAGATGAACTGACTGGCACCGAAATCAGCTGCTTACGCCTGAAAGGGCAAATGATCTACTTGCCTGAAGCAGACAgcattctctttctttgttcGCCAAG TGTGATGAACTTGGATGATTTAACCAGAAGAGGTTTATATCTGAGTGATATTCCATTGCATGATGCTACCCGTGATCTGGTTCTTTTGGGAGAGCAGTTCAGAGAGGAATATAAACTGACTCAAGAGCTTGAGATCCTCACTGACAGACTGCAGCACACACTGCGTGCactggaagatgaaaagaaaaagacagacac ATTACTGTACTCTGTTCTACCACCATCAGTGGCAAATGAACTGAGACACAAGCGTCCTGTTCCAGCTAAGCGGTATGACAATGTGACCATTCTTTTCAGTGGCATTGTTGGATTCAATGCCTTCTGTAGTAAACATGCCTCTGGAGAGGGAGCCATGAAGATTGTTAATCTTTTAAATGATCTTTACACGAGATTTGATATTCTGACTGATTCACGAAGGAATCCATTTGTTTATAAG GTGGAAACAGTTGGGGACAAGTATATGACAGTGAGTGGTCTACCAGAGCCTTGCATTCATCATGCACGATCTATCTGCCACCTGGCATTGGATATGATGGAAATAGCAGGCCAAGTTCAAGTAGATGGTGAGCCTGTACAG atAACAATAGGAATCCATACTGGTGAGGTAGTCACAGGTGTCATAGGCCAAAGGATGCCACGTTACTGTCTCTTTGGAAATACTGTCAATCTAACAAGCAGAACAGAAACtactggagaaaagggaaagatcaATGTCTCTGAATATACTTACAG GTGTCTTATGACACCAGAAAATTCAGATCCTCAGTTCCACCTGGAGTACAGGGGTCCAGTTTCTATGAAGGGTAAAAAAGAACCGAtgcaggtttggtttttgtcCAGAAAGAGTACAGAGACAGAG